A single genomic interval of Microbacterium sp. LWO14-1.2 harbors:
- a CDS encoding ABC transporter ATP-binding protein, whose protein sequence is MTRTEDPRPPLLSIRGLDVRNRVGRELIPVLSGVDLDVRPGEAVGVVGESGSGKSMTLRAVMGQLPKGFSSEGTIQFDGEDVLSMRPSHLARFRSRRVGMIYQDPRAHINPLWTIGDFLTEAVVADRRLSRREARDRAGRLLEEVGFRDPVRQMKQYPGELSGGLLQRVMIVAALMPEPQLLLADEPTTALDVTVQAEVMSIFGDVIRAHDVGLLFVTHDLDLAAATTDRLVVMYAGRIIEAGPARSVTSTPTHPYTSALLAARPSLTRRELPASIPGVPTLASSVHDRCAFADRCRFVEPECVESEPRLQPVGDDSVSACVRTHEIRTRLERTAQ, encoded by the coding sequence ATGACACGCACAGAAGACCCTCGTCCCCCGCTTCTCTCGATCCGGGGCCTGGACGTACGCAATCGGGTCGGGCGCGAGCTCATCCCGGTCCTCAGCGGAGTCGACCTCGACGTGCGCCCCGGCGAAGCCGTCGGCGTCGTAGGGGAGTCCGGCTCGGGCAAGTCGATGACGTTGCGCGCGGTGATGGGACAGCTGCCCAAGGGCTTCAGCAGCGAGGGCACCATCCAGTTCGACGGTGAGGACGTCCTCTCGATGCGACCTTCGCACCTCGCGAGGTTTCGATCTCGTCGGGTGGGGATGATCTATCAGGATCCTCGAGCGCACATCAACCCACTGTGGACCATCGGCGACTTCCTCACAGAGGCGGTCGTGGCCGATCGTCGTCTCTCCCGCCGCGAAGCGCGGGATCGCGCCGGGCGACTGCTCGAAGAGGTGGGGTTCCGCGATCCTGTGCGGCAGATGAAGCAGTACCCCGGCGAGCTCTCGGGGGGTCTGCTGCAGCGCGTGATGATCGTCGCCGCCCTGATGCCCGAACCTCAGCTCCTGCTCGCCGACGAGCCGACCACCGCGCTCGACGTCACCGTTCAGGCGGAGGTGATGTCGATCTTCGGAGATGTGATCCGGGCTCACGATGTCGGGCTCCTCTTCGTGACCCATGATCTCGATCTCGCTGCGGCCACGACCGATCGGCTGGTGGTGATGTACGCCGGGCGTATCATCGAGGCGGGGCCGGCTCGCTCGGTGACGAGCACCCCGACGCATCCCTACACCTCTGCGTTGCTGGCTGCGCGTCCTTCTCTGACGAGACGCGAGCTTCCCGCCAGCATCCCGGGAGTCCCGACGCTCGCGTCGTCAGTGCACGATCGCTGCGCCTTCGCGGATCGATGCCGCTTCGTCGAGCCCGAATGCGTCGAGAGCGAACCGCGCTTGCAGCCGGTGGGCGACGACAGCGTGTCCGCATGCGTGCGGACTCACGAGATTCGAACCCGGCTGGAGAGGACCGCACAGTGA